The following is a genomic window from Tripterygium wilfordii isolate XIE 37 chromosome 19, ASM1340144v1, whole genome shotgun sequence.
CAAAGTTCAAATGAGATTTGCTCCTCCACTGGAAAATTGGATTATCAACCAAGGTGGTTGGCGCAAGGAGTACAGTTGGTACTTGGTAAAGATAGAAAGACCTGTACTGCAATTAAATGGAAGTAAAAGGCTCTTCATATTTTGAGAATTCGCATTGGAGGGCTCAAGTTCTCAACAACGGATAGCTGACATGTGAACTGCcgcatcaaaaattaaaaaacgacACTAAATCGTGTTGGGGGGCTAGAATTCCTAAAATTCTTCAAGTCTCAGCCATTTATTATATCTAGTAGTTCATATTTATTGAACATTACAAGCTAATCGGTGATGCGTCACTTGGTCTCTGGAAATCATGAGAAGTAGAGTTAAAAGATCGCAAGTGTggaggagaggagagaaaaggaaggaaagatTTTCGACAAAATGTAATATATGAATCAAAAAGCTtataattgtgttttttttttcttataaaaaaagcttatatataatttaatcacGCAGTATATTGCAACCATACCTTTTGCAATAATCTTGAGGAGCCTATCTATGTGGATTATTTTAAGCAGAAGCAGTCACAGGTCAACTCTTCTTTGGCAAGTCAATGATATCAAATCTGAAATGCATGCACATTAGTTGATCGATCAACATTGCCTGCCAATTCAGAGATGCCCTACAACCGCTTTGCTCAGTTATTTATTGCAACTGCTGCTTCTGGTATTTCACAAGTCGCTTCTTATCGAGCTTTATATACAAGCACTTTGGCTTGGTTTTCCATGGACGATATATGGAATGAACCATTGAAGCTCTGGCATATTCTCAGCTCGAGGGTTATACTGCGGATATCCTTTTTGTGATAGATGAATAAATGAATGGAACTGGTCTAGTTTTAGCCTTCCAAAAAGGTTATTTCCAAATTCCAGCAATATGAGATTCTGCTTCTTTCACTGTCCATGCCATTTGTAGAGGAGACACAGGAGGAAAAGAGGAGTTGTGAGAGAGGAGATGCTATTCCGATCAAAAAAATTCCTCTctcatataaattattttttccattattttacttttctttataTGGTGGCTTTTGGGGTTTTCTaagatcaaaactcaaaaggccTTCGTCTACCCGGTTTCAATTTTGATTCACTTCAATAACCACCCTCTTTTATAAGTGCATTTTATACTGATATTCAGGCTTGTTTCCGCAAATTGCCTGCGTATATAACTGAAATTCATCAGCGCATGATATTGCATATGATGTCGTATGCTGATGTGCTATACGAAAACCAATGGAACGATTCCAATTGACAGGTAATTAGTGACAATGCATATCTTTCGGATGGGGCTCCATTGACCACCTCTATGACAATTGGAACATCTAATCTAGCAGTCTCGCTTTCTGCCCCTCTATAGCGTTCTAAAAGAGCTTGTGATCATTAATCTCTATGTATCTTCGACTTAATACTTCATTCTCAACTATTTATGCGTTGCTATCAACCGCTTGTCAATTGGCACCGTCTCATTAGTTCTAGTGCATTATGGTGTGTCAGGACTTTTGAACAATTTTTTCCTAATGCATAGGATAATGGATTAACAACCCATTACCATTTTTAGATGATGCAATTATGGACCTGAGGATAGAAAACCCGAAATATAGCCCAGGCCCTTAATAGAGCTACGCTTCGATGAAGAAGTTCGGGCCCAAATGATGTAGGGATAAATGTTCTAGTTGCCAAGAACTTGAACAGCAATTTTGAAGGAAGATGGAAAAGTATTGAAGGAAGAGCAATTTCTTTTCAGAATATCTATTCCACAACAGTTCTATAAAGAGTCATATACTCTGATTAGGTGAATAACAATTTGTGTAAATTGTGTGAATCCATAATAAAAACCCACTTCactccccattgatgcttttgctccaaccatagtttttttttttttaatttcttaccaTACATTTATTGGACTCCAAGTCATAATGGGATTTTAAGGTGGTAATAATTGTAACTTTCAGAAATCCGAAGGTGATTTGAAGAAGGACAAGCAGGTTCTATATATAGACAGGGTTGCATGTGGGTGCATTATGTGAGTAATTAACCTTGATTCTCAATCTCAGTTTAATTCATTGAGTCAATCATGGCTGCCATGCAACAACATGGAAATTTGTTTGCTTTGTTGGGTgattatgaagacaatgatgtgactcaaatcatcaataggGTCACTCCTAATCGATCTGCTCCGTCTGAGaagaataataagaagaagCCGCAACagcagaagaacaagaagaaacagCAGTCTCCAAAATTGGCTCCTGAGATGCTGCGTGCAAAGCCTCTTGTTCTCCCAGATCATGTAATGAGGAGAGAACTCGTGATTCGAAATCCCAAAAAGAATGGCCAACTCCATGCATCTCAAGATGTTGTTGTTGCTCAGAAGACCCAAGAGAAGGAGAAAATCGAAGACGGAAGTCTGACTCTTAAAGAGTACGAGAAGGTTCAGgccgagaagaagaagaagaagaacacagtAGAGAGTCTTGAAGGAAAGGAGGAGGACGAGAAGTATAGGATTGTTAAAAAAACGACCAAGAAAGTGATTACTGGTTTATTCTCGAATAAAACTGGTTCTGAGTGTGGTCGTGCAGTTTTGGAGAGCCAAGAGAGGGTGGATGCTCAGCCTGCTCTTAACTTCGAGGATGCCAGCCAGTTTCCCGATTTGAGAGCAACTTCCAAAGCTTGAACTTTTCtcttgcttttgtttttattgcCTTGTTTTTTAATGTCGAATTTAATTTCCTGTATTTACCTTTTAAATAATTTGTTCTGACAATTTAAATAATGAATATGCGTTTTATTATTATACGTATCCGGAACGAGTTAAAGCATGCATTTAGCTAAAGCAGAGTAGCTGACAGATTTtgatgttaaaacttaaaagtatgCACTGCTATACATCTCAACTGACACTTTCTTCTTTATTTAGGAAGAATTCCGAATCATCACTACTTCCGAGTTTCAGCGAGATCTCTATTGTAAAATCTTTTCTCCCAAGTATCTGTAAATCATAaacgaaacaaaaaaaaaaattaaaaaataaataaatcagtgGTGTTAGATTAAcgacatatacatacacatatatgtatcaaGAAATAGGCAGAGTGGTATTTGATTAATTACCTTCCAAGCATCATAAGGGTGGCTTGAGGATTAGCCCCAGGTGAACGAATAAACGTAGATCCATCAAGTACCCTTAAAGCATCCACACCAAGAACTCTATAGTCCTGATCAACAACTTTACCAACTTGACAACCTCCATGATAGTGCCATATTGTCATCACAGTGTCTTTACAAAATTGTTCAAGTGAAAACGCAGCCATAACATGTCTAGGTCTCAAATTCAATGGCAGACCCACCATCAAATTAATCAGAGCTTGTACGGGAAGAAGCCGGTACCGGAATTTTGAGAATGCTTTAGAGTTCAAAACCTTTATAATTGTCTTCATCCCTTGAACACATCTCTTTAGGTCCTCTGGTTCTTTGAAGTAGTTAAATGTGACTGATGGGTTGTCGTGAGGATTCGTCGTCTTTAGTTCAAGATGACCTCTTGAGACAGGACCCATAATCTTCTCAGCAATAGCTCCACCTGTTATAGTTGAATTCAGGAAAGCATTTGTTCTTTGAATAAATCTAGAAATGACATCCTGAACAATGTCTCCCTGTCTTCTATTCTGGATACGCGATAATAATAAACTAGTGTCAGCGCTTTAAAACAGTTTTGATTGTGAAACTTGAAGGTTTATGGTGAATTACCTGATCCAATAACTGGTCATAGCTACTGAGAAGCTTCTGAATCCAGGATGTAGCGAAGTTTATTCCGCTGACAGACTCGATATAGCTATCAAACCGCGTAATTCCTACAACTTGAACGAGAGCAACCTCAACTGGTACAGGAGAAGGGACGAAAAGACAATTCATGGGGTTATCTGCCATTCCTTGACCCACCATGGGCTGGTCCTTCACCACCTTTATGCCATGGTACTTAAGATGTTCTGCAGGTCCAACTCCACTCAGCATCAAGAGCTGTGGACTTCCTAGCGCACCGGCTGATAAGATAATCTCACTCTTGGGATTCTTATCTAGGTATGCTGTATGCTTATTCCCTAAATCATCTTCAAATATTACACCGATAGCTCTTGTTTTTCCTGCATCAACACAGATTATATAATCGGCCGGTTATCGTAAACATCAGTAACTTTTTAGTTTCATAGATGAGTAAATAACAAGCTTAAATAAATACCTTTGGTTGAAAACAAGATCTTGTGCACAGTAGAATGTAAATAAACAGTAATCTTCGTTGGATCGGCGTACTCTAACAAATCAGCAGCGGTGTGCCTATGACCATCTTTGTCAAAGATTACTCCTCCAAACTTACTACCATAAGTATGATCTAAAGTGACTCCATTATCAGGTAAAACTCCAACTTCAATTAGTCCAGCTTTTAATGCTGATGTCCATTGCAGCATTCGTGGCTTAAATACTATCTTCCTTTCGACCCATTCATAGGACTTATTAACTAAAGCTTCATCCCAACCAAATTCCCTAACATAACCCATGCTTGCATGCGTATAAAACCCTGCATTGAGGGCACTCCCACCGCCGAGAACTCGTGCGCGAGTGTTATAGACTCCATCCTCTGAAATGAAGGGCTGGGACGGAGATTTAGGAGAGATGTCAGAGAGAGATTTGGCAAAATTGCCCATATTTTCTATATCTGGGTTTCCATAAGGAGAGCCACCCCTTTCAAGTACTAATACCCTGGCATTTTGAGAAAGAGTTGCAGCTAATGGACATCCGGCAGTTCCTCCACCGACGATTATGTAGTCATAGTGTACCTCCGGTGGAGCTGAGCTTGCTTCTTTAACAAATGTATAAGCTGGAGCTGCAAATATCACAAAACCTTCCCTCAGCATTGCAGAAATACGTTATATGATTATATCTACACGCACACAAAGTAAATCCATACCTTTCTCTGAATGACAGAAAGTGCAGAGCATGAAAATTCCAGCAATAAAAATGCCTAAATGGGTTTCACACCGCAGCAAGTCCATAATCTATATAACTTTACTTCTCAAGCAAAAGCTTCACAATTCTGCTCCTCCTTTAAACTCTTCCCCCAATGTAAATTTCCTACGATCTCGTCGGCGTAATATTCATTTGGTGCAAAGATCTTCACTTTGGCTTTCCCTGAGAGGTAAGAAGTTTACGGATTTATAGCTCAAAACATCAGTTTGGACGTACTTGTTCATGAAAGAATCAGAGGCCAATAATAAACCCAACGTTAATGCATCATCTGTGAATATCAACCAGTCCTTCCCTGAAGTATCTCCATACCTATAAAGACACTCTAACTTCTCATACTATATATGGTGCAATTTTTCGTATGTTTCTCTCTGCAACTGCAACCACTAACTACTACGATTCATTAATTTCCAAATAAATTGTAATTGAGATTAATACATTGGAGCGCCATTTGATTCTTTACTATATTTTTCGATAGTTTTCATACGCAAGATTGccttaagaaaaaaaaaccataaataaGCTCTATTATTCTGCTTTAGCCCATATCAATTTCAAGCGGGTTTAAGCAGTAACTGTATGTTACTTCTCCCTAGCTTGCTATTAGACATGCACTCTCTGTCTCACACTAATAAATTCAGGGAAAGCACGCCTatagtatttttattttaagtaaatATATACTTAATAACATATTAAAATTTAGGTATTTATTGGTgtaatatttttaatgaaatctttattGACATGGGGGatttattaataattaattcttaaatttaaattattaagTTGTGGGGAGGTAACACATTTTCTAATCCTAAATAGGAAAGAAATTGCCGTCGGTCGGTCCTGTTTTTAAATAGGACTTCTCCAACACATTTCTCAGCTTCACTCCCTCAGTCCCTCTAAATCTCTAATTCAATCTTCACGAGCCGAGATCGCCAGTGCGGTTAAGCGGGAGAGAACTCAGAATTCATCTCCAATGGCGTCCCTAAGAGCAGTCGAAAATCTCCTTCAAAGCGAAATCCAtgtctctctgtctctcacgCATTATCTCCAACACAATCTCCGCTCACTCCCTCTCTTTCGAGCCAAGATGCAATTACTTTCATGCGAGAGACAGAACTCAGGATTCATTGCCAATTGCGTCCTCAAGACTATTCGAAAATCTCTTCCGAAAACGAATCCATTTCTCTCCGTCTCTCACGTGTTATCGTCTCTCTCTGCTATTGTCTTCCCCTGCCTTATTCTCAAAACAACCTTTTAGAACTATTCGCGCTGTTTAATAGCCTCCtctccctcttcctcttccaccgCCATCGCCGAATCGAAGGAATCAAGGTCCTCTCCCtcgtttttgtttgtgttttttcgTGATTAAATATTGAATTTCTGGTTTCTTGATGTTTTTAGGATAATTCATTGCCAACAAAGCCGACGAAAGGCCAAAATCCGAGGAGcagtgaaatttgaaagaagatatggtattaactttttttccctgtttattcctatcatatattatattttgtaaAATTCGTCCATTGTTCAATTTGGTTTGGTTGTTTGGCTGATAACAGCAGAACGTCTTACGCCAGAgagtataaatgtataattaggCTTAGTGGAGTGCTGTTTAATGGTGAGGCTTGATTGTCTTCCCGTTTATGTTTATTCAGTTTGCGATCTGAAAATTTTCGTGTTGAACTCGATTGTTTATAGGTCCAAGTCTTCATTCAAGAAAATTACCTTGCAAACTGGATTTAGGTTTGAGTTTCTCACTTTTTCCTTGGCATTAATGTTTCGTTTGTCCTAGGGACTTATGGTTTTGATGGATTCGAAATTTTCATATGCAGACATTGTTTAATTCACTACTTTCTGAGGACTAAAACAATGAGGCCCTGGTATAAGGAGGAGATGGTCGCTACTTTAATCAAGAAACTGGCGAATTTTCTTTGTTCTGTTTTGTTGGTAATTAATTGGTAACTTTCCTTATCGTTGCTCACTTAGGTTGTTTATATAAGGGGAGGAAACCACAACTTCCTGTATCTCTGTCCCTTACagctaattatatttttaactgcAGATTGTCATTAAGATGCTGTGGGAAATTGTGGAGGCAAAATTTTGGTTGGCAAGTCAGTCTTACCATAAGCGAATGTACCTTCTTTTTGTAGCTGTTGAGTGAAGGAAATTATGCCAAGTGCCTTCGCTGGTAAAATTTTTGGACCTTTTTTCCCCCCCCTTAATCTAAGAATAGATGTTCCTAGGCAAAGATTTTTTTTGCACAGAGTGAGTTTGAATGCAACCTAACGATCACGGGTTTAATTCCTGGAAACAGACCTTCCATATTTTATGTGGTGCTAAGgcctgcgtacatcttgcatgttcctGACCCCGCCTACTGTGGGAGCCATGTGCACATGAGTTGTTTACCTATTGAGTGAGTTTGGTTTTCAAGTTGCTTAATTCTAATTAAGTCCAAAAGCTATTAGTTGAGAATGTAGGTTAGGAGTAGCTCCAATCGAATAAGATGTAGGAAAATTGTTAAGGTAGTTTGGGCATGTACAATATAGACATATGAATGTGGTTGGGCATACAGTTGAAGAAACATAAGTAGGATATGCTACAAGAGAAGAGTGAGACCTAAAAAGACACAGATGAAAATGATAAGAAAGGGCATGTACTACATAGGATTAGTTGAGAATGTAGCTCTTGATAGGAACAAATTACAAAGGATAACTCATGCCAGGCATGGATTCTCATTAACTTTTCATATTGATTCGTGTAGCCAATCCCAACATATTGTTTGGGTAAAGGCTTTTGACGATGGTGATGAATATGATTGATGTTGTTAGGGAATGGCATTTGCATGATTATCTATGTCTTATGCAGTTATGCTCATTTATGTTTCAAAAATGTGCTGTACTGTCATCTTCTTTTAGAACCTTCTGTTGCTAACAGAAAGGTTAACATAGAATAGTTTTGCATTATTTGGGTGCCTGGAATTCATCCTTGGTGGATATACACATTGCCTCATGgaatttactatttttttcctgAGAGAGAGTGCTACTTTTTCAGTGTCATGGAGAAGATAAAAAAGAGTATGGATATCTTGCCTTTTTTCTCATTGTTTCATTACTTTCATTGAGCAAATCATCTCCAAACTAGTAGCTGAGATGATTAAATGGGCACATCTTGTGTAGATATAACATGTCTTCGTGAAATCTTTGTTATTTGAAGTCCTGTGACTCCTGTCTATGGTATTTGTTCTGGATTAAATTCtatataaattctttttttattggaattctATATAAATTCTTATGTTTGAAGCCTTCTTTGAGCCAAACTTTGATGGTTCAGCTTTCAAGCCTGTTATTTCATCTCCTTTAAGCATTGTATTATAATCTGCTTTGCAGCCTGCATTGTGCCTTTTGCTTCAGGAACTATCCATTTAAAGATATTGGCTGATTTTAGGCAGGTTGATCCTGTCTGTGCTGGGGCTCGCTGTTATGATGAGTTTATTCTATGCTCTCCCAGTCTGCTCTCTGGACTTGCTGAGCTTTGTAGCGGCATAGAGAGTTTGGTAATTGGTACTTCCCTTTCTCTGAACTTTTCTCTTTTAGGGACAAATATGTGAGTGCATGCCTTTTGTTATAAAGTTTTTCCATGACGTGTTGATAAAACTAAAGCATGATATGTGAACCAGTGAATTAAGCTGCATGTTAAAGGAGTCAAAACAAAGTAAATATAAGATGCATTCAACCTTATAAAGTGATCTTTTTTACTATTAACACCTCCACTCACCTTGCTTGTCAAGGTTCTGTGGCATGCCTTGAGTATTTTATCAGCTGAACTTATTGCAGTGACACGATTGCTTGATGTTTTTGGCTTGGAGGCTAGACTAAGGGACCCTTACTGAGCCAAACTCATGGATGCCCTTGACCTTCTCTAACTAAAAAGGGCAACACCTTTTGGCCGAtatagtttcttcttcttttttcccttttttcttttttctgacaATATGGTTACATAGTTAGTTGAACACCTCCCTACGTTCTATCGGTCAATATCCTTGCACTAGTGATGTCATAAAAATTTATTTCCAGAGTCCAGACTTGGGTGCTTGCGCACCGTAAGGCCAATACTTCATGATTCAGAAACCTAGTCAAAATGTAAATTTCTTTACTAATGTCACCAATGTTTACTCCTTTGGTCACCTCTTAAGGTTTTACTCCGTATTTGGGATCTTGTGTTGTTGCCAGATGTTCCCATAAATTAATAGGCCCTCTTTTTTCAAATCCTAGTTGTTCAAACCTTGCCACTTGAACTGCCACGTCATCAGATCTGCCAAATCCAACAATCTGATCCTTATTGTTGCTGCTgtttgaaaattatttaatttctcttCTAGTAAAGGTATTTTCTAGGCCCTCTTTGATCAAATCTTAGTTGTTCAAACCTTGCCACTTGAACTGCCATGCCTTCATATCTGTCAAAATCCAACAATCTGATCCTTATTGTTGCTGCTATTTTCCAGTTTCGAgttattgttttcttgaattAGGAAATTTACTGTTGTTTTATATTCTTGCATTGGTCAATGAGCATGCAGAATCCTGCTAGTAAAATCCTTGTTGGCTGTGATTGACACCATTCTTGGCTAGATTTTATTGCATTAGTTTGTTCTTTTATATTGCATTTGGTATAATACAGAATATGCCGTTGTGACGAGCAGATAATTAACTAGAGTGCCCTGCTATAAAATTCACTAAATATAGCATACTACTCCTTCAGTGACTTTGTTTGCATATATGCTCTCATAGAATTTATTGAGCGGGTTTCACAAAGTAGCTTTGAAGTTTTAAGGATTTGCTTTTGCATCGATGATGTCCTGCAAAGTGCCTTGTTATGCTTATTCGTTGACTCGCCCTTTTGATTGCTTCAAATTTGTAAAATCTGTGGACGGTCAACGGTCACAGGCGTACTTAGGGAGTCTAGAAACTTGGCTCCGTTTAGTGGTGCGAACGGCCTAAATACACTATGACATAGGAAATTACGCTGACGTACAAGTTGCTCCTAATTTTCCCAAATATAAGTTTTGCCAACTTTAAAAACCTTACCACACCTTCGACGGTTTATAATctagtttatttttttaagatatGAGTTTTACCAAATGGAGCTTTAGTTCTTTCTTTAGGTATTTTTATGTCGTCTCATGTTTGATGTATGGCCGGGTTTGCCCCTTTCATTTGCTCTTGTAAGCTGTAACTCCATAATTGGTGGATAATGTGTCTGTAATATTTTGTTATAATTGCTCGTGTTTGCATTCTAAGATCCTCAGATAAGATCTGTGCCACAATTTTGAAACAGTACCTTATGAGGCCCAAATGACTTCATGGGCCACTTGATTGGGCCTTAGGCCCGGTTAATTGCGTTCACCGGCAAACTTAACGTGGGTACACAAACGTTTGAATCAAGCAAAAGAGTGGGACCACGGCAAAGTCCTTAGCAAACTAACGTGAAGACTTTTTGGGCCCAAAGGTGGGCCACTTTGTTTGGGCCCAACGGCGGGCCAATCTGTTTGGCCCAACGGACCCCCAGTCTGTTTGGGGCCCAACGGAGGCCCAGTCTGTTTGGGCCCAGCGGAGGCCCGTGTGTTTGGGCCCAATGAAGGCCCACTCTGTTTGGGCCCACGACGCACACTATGTTTGGGCCCACTTTATTTTGGCCCAATGGAGGCCCAATCTGTTTGGGCCCAACTGAGGCCCAGTCCGTTTGGGCCCAATGTTAGCCCACTCTTTTTGGGCCCAACGGAGGCCCACTCTGTTTGGGCCCAACGGAGGCCCACTCTGATTGGCCCAGAGGAGGCACTCTGTTTGGGCCCAACTGAGGCCCAATCTTTTTGGGCCCAACCGAAGCCAATTTGTCTGGAACCAATGGTGGCCCGCTTTGTTTAGGCCGTGGAAGCCCACTTTGTTTGTTCGCGAATGAGGTTCACTTTGTCGTCTTCCCAATTGGGCCAAGGCTTCATtggtgaacttaacttggctactTAATTGGGCCCAAGGCCCAATGTGACCCAATAAGAACTTGACTTGAGCAGAATATAGGCCAACTTTGTTCGGTCACAACAAGCTCCAAGAGCTATTTAATTTTTAACTgctattctcaaaaaaaaataattttaactgCTAACTTGACCTGGGACCAAAATGCACTTAATCTAGGCCCAATTTGCAGTTAATCTGGCCCCATACACCAAAAATTGATGTCACTGGTGAGTGGTGAGCGCAACTTGGGCTTTGAAAGGCCCAAACTACTCAGGTTTCTGAAGTTGGGACCTTTTGCCCAATCAACCCCCAGATGGGCCTAAATATATTCAACCCCGGTAATCTCATAAGACAGAGGTCAGACTGGATCATGGGGTAGCGGACCTTCCATAACTCTGTATATAACCATGCGTTTCCCAAAACATGGATGATGATAAATTCAGTTTCATTTCAGAAATGTTCATTCATTTAAATGAAATGCTTGCAAACATTCACAATACCAGCTGCTGGCAAAATGAAAAGCCGATAACCTACTACCAAATGAATCAAAAGTACGCTAACAGTCTAACACCTTTCAAAACAATCTACAGCACTAGCGAGTATGAATATAAAAAACTATTAGGACTGAACAATCCGACGGAAAAGCAAGTGCTCAAAAGGAATGGATAGTGAAAACACACATGCACCAAAACCATGCTAATTTGATGCAAACAAACATGCATTATATCCATGTCAATGGACATGCAGGGCAAAGGAAAATAGTCATCTAAACAGAGATTATTTCTATAGCTAGAATTTCTGGCAACATCTAAGGAAACGGTGAATCATTTTGCATAGAAGAGTTATGGAAGTCTCAGAAAGATGAGCTAATCCACAGATATTCATTCGTTCTCTAACATGCCCAACGTTGTGGTGGTTGGAACCATTTGCTAAACAAACGATGAGtgcatttgaaataaaaagaaaaacaacacacaCACTCATATGAGCAGCTTATAAAtttatagaaaaaaataaattaaatacgGCTCATGCTCATTTCAGTCAGGCATACATGCTGTCAAAGACTAATGAGAAGTATTAAGCTTACTTTTCCAGTGTTACGTTAGGCTACTGAATGCACACCACCTTAATCACAGCCTTTTAACAGGTGTTGATATCTTCTTGCTTATCTTCCACTAGCTTCAGTTTATCCAAACAATTAGTTACATCAGGAATCATCCATCCTTTGGAGTAACCTAACAATCCCATCCCCCACACTAGATCATTCAACAAATCCCTCCTTTGGCTCCCCAAACACTCAAAATTTAGTGCTAAGGGCATTTCCTAGAGCTAGAGAAAGTGGATCATCCTATTACAACTTTTGGCATATGTTCACAGCAAAGCATATGGAATGCAAGTAGCTAGATGAACCTATCAATGTTATGAAAAAGTCACCTCAATGTTCAAGATACTGCAGGAAGTCGTCAATATTAAATACTGACTTACATAAATATCTAGATTTGAGAAGGATAAATGTTAACTAACTATTTGCATTTAGTTAGTTACAAATTGTCTTCACCGAATATAAGCAATTTATAATATCTAGCCAATGATTATAAAACATCACGGACTACTTTCATTGGAAAGAGAACACTATGCACATACAATGAGGTATTTTTGCACAAGCTAGCTATCATGGCTACCCTGATACTCCAAAATAAGTGAAAATAGAAGCATATTCCTACTCTGTAGCATTCATTTGACCTAAAGCTGAAATTGTGTCCAAAGACCAAAACACAACCGGTTAAAAAATTCTTAAAAAGAGTGAGTGATTATAAAATCTGGAAAATATTGGAGATTAGTGATTACAAATGCTAACAAGATCTATTTAAGATGAAATCCCTCCGTTTATGTGGACATTGCATAATAGATAAGATCATACCATAGttaatttgaaattgaaaacaagaaGATAGGCTCTGGAATCCAAAGATTTTAAGATAAGTAGGACTAAGACAGGATGTGTGGGTGTAAGTTAAGGTACAAGAAATGAGGAAGCAATTAAAATGATGGGGAAGAAATACTTTGAACTGGgagttttaaatattttgggtttacaattcaaaatgaTGGAGGGGGATGTCACAAATAAATTAAAGTTGGTTGGATGAAGTGGAAGAGTGTATTGACATGTGCGATGAAAGAATACCCTCGAagtttaaacaaaatttatagaCGTGCTATAATCCTCGCAATAATGTGTAGGGCATAGAATATTGGGACATTAA
Proteins encoded in this region:
- the LOC119986243 gene encoding protein HOTHEAD, translating into MDLLRCETHLGIFIAGIFMLCTFCHSEKAPAYTFVKEASSAPPEVHYDYIIVGGGTAGCPLAATLSQNARVLVLERGGSPYGNPDIENMGNFAKSLSDISPKSPSQPFISEDGVYNTRARVLGGGSALNAGFYTHASMGYVREFGWDEALVNKSYEWVERKIVFKPRMLQWTSALKAGLIEVGVLPDNGVTLDHTYGSKFGGVIFDKDGHRHTAADLLEYADPTKITVYLHSTVHKILFSTKGKTRAIGVIFEDDLGNKHTAYLDKNPKSEIILSAGALGSPQLLMLSGVGPAEHLKYHGIKVVKDQPMVGQGMADNPMNCLFVPSPVPVEVALVQVVGITRFDSYIESVSGINFATSWIQKLLSSYDQLLDQNRRQGDIVQDVISRFIQRTNAFLNSTITGGAIAEKIMGPVSRGHLELKTTNPHDNPSVTFNYFKEPEDLKRCVQGMKTIIKVLNSKAFSKFRYRLLPVQALINLMVGLPLNLRPRHVMAAFSLEQFCKDTVMTIWHYHGGCQVGKVVDQDYRVLGVDALRVLDGSTFIRSPGANPQATLMMLGRYLGEKILQ